One genomic window of Ottowia oryzae includes the following:
- a CDS encoding crotonase/enoyl-CoA hydratase family protein — protein MPSFSTLRIDKDPAQPRVARLLLNRPERLNAITDEMPGEIRAAVDWAVADDEVHVIVVEGAGKGFCGGYDLAATAEQHIEHPCQQEATPWDPMLDYRTMKGFTEDFMSLWRCPKPTIAKVHGAAVAGGSDIALCCDLLVMAEDARIGYMPTRVWGCPTTAMWTYRLGPLRAKQLMFTGDLISGRTAADWGLANQAVPAAELEAATMALAQRIAGVPRGHLQMHKMVVNQVMLTMGLEQSQTLATLFDGITRHNPEGLWFRRYAQENGFKAAVQWRDSGQPIPEGAETQAWLRAHDAWRTE, from the coding sequence GTGCCCAGCTTCAGCACCCTGCGGATCGACAAAGACCCCGCCCAGCCGCGCGTGGCGCGCCTGCTGCTCAACCGGCCCGAGCGGCTGAACGCCATCACCGACGAGATGCCCGGCGAGATCCGCGCAGCGGTCGACTGGGCCGTGGCCGACGATGAGGTGCACGTGATCGTGGTGGAAGGCGCGGGCAAGGGCTTTTGCGGCGGCTACGACCTGGCCGCCACCGCCGAGCAGCACATCGAGCACCCTTGCCAGCAAGAAGCCACACCTTGGGACCCGATGCTGGACTACCGCACCATGAAGGGCTTCACCGAAGATTTCATGAGCCTGTGGCGCTGCCCCAAGCCCACCATTGCCAAAGTGCATGGCGCGGCCGTGGCCGGCGGCAGCGACATCGCCCTGTGCTGCGACCTGCTGGTGATGGCCGAGGACGCGCGCATCGGCTACATGCCCACGCGCGTGTGGGGCTGTCCCACCACCGCGATGTGGACCTACCGCCTGGGCCCGCTGCGCGCCAAGCAGCTGATGTTCACCGGCGACCTGATCAGCGGCCGCACCGCCGCCGACTGGGGCCTGGCCAACCAGGCCGTGCCCGCCGCCGAGCTGGAAGCCGCCACGATGGCGCTGGCCCAGCGCATCGCCGGCGTGCCGCGCGGCCACTTGCAGATGCACAAGATGGTGGTCAACCAGGTGATGCTGACGATGGGGCTGGAGCAATCGCAAACGCTGGCCACGCTGTTCGACGGCATCACGCGCCACAACCCCGAAGGCCTGTGGTTTCGCCGGTATGCGCAAGAAAACGGCTTCAAGGCCGCCGTGCAGTGGCGCGACAGCGGCCAGCCCATCCCCGAGGGCGCCGAGACGCAGGCCTGGCTGCGCGCGCACGATGCCTGGCGCACCGAATAG
- a CDS encoding MerR family transcriptional regulator, with protein sequence MLISELAERCGTTVHALRHYEKCGLLQPARRANGWRDYPASLQREVVFITMSRAIGFSLREIGEWLPAYRSRRLTLAQLDEIMVQRIADIDARLAELARQRQAVVDHRAWIRQQQQRLARPAKPGGSKPWPRTPHQRKKGTP encoded by the coding sequence ATGCTGATCTCTGAATTGGCCGAACGCTGCGGCACCACGGTGCACGCGCTGCGCCACTACGAAAAGTGCGGCCTGCTGCAGCCCGCGCGGCGCGCCAACGGCTGGCGCGACTACCCCGCTTCGCTGCAGCGCGAGGTGGTGTTCATCACCATGTCGCGCGCCATCGGCTTTTCGCTGCGCGAGATTGGCGAGTGGCTGCCCGCCTACCGCAGCCGCCGCCTGACGCTGGCGCAGCTGGACGAGATCATGGTGCAGCGCATCGCCGACATCGACGCGCGACTGGCCGAGCTGGCGCGCCAGCGCCAGGCGGTGGTGGACCACCGCGCCTGGATACGCCAGCAACAGCAGCGCCTGGCCCGCCCCGCCAAGCCGGGCGGCAGCAAGCCCTGGCCGCGCACCCCTCACCAACGCAAGAAAGGCACACCATGA
- a CDS encoding urease accessory protein UreF, whose translation MPPHSLLQLIWLASPALPVGGFSYSEGLEAAIEWAGVQDEATASDWLIGQLHLSLAPGDLAVVAEATRAWRAMDMPRVRALNAWVFTTRESAEFLLQTEQMGRSFVEWLKLHHADAATCFDGVPATYPVAFAFAAARSGASVADGCLAFAFGWAENMTAAAVKAVPLGQSAGQRMLARLAQDIPAAVQDALARTDDTRQAFSPLLAILSARHETQYSRLFRS comes from the coding sequence ATGCCGCCGCACAGCCTGCTGCAGCTGATCTGGCTGGCCTCGCCCGCCTTGCCGGTGGGGGGCTTCTCGTATTCCGAAGGGCTGGAGGCGGCCATCGAATGGGCGGGCGTGCAGGACGAAGCCACCGCCAGCGACTGGCTGATCGGCCAGCTGCACCTGAGCCTGGCGCCGGGCGATCTGGCCGTGGTGGCCGAGGCCACCCGCGCCTGGCGCGCGATGGACATGCCCCGCGTGCGCGCCCTGAACGCCTGGGTGTTCACCACGCGCGAATCGGCCGAATTTTTGCTGCAGACCGAGCAGATGGGCCGGTCCTTCGTCGAATGGCTCAAGCTGCACCACGCCGACGCCGCCACCTGCTTTGACGGTGTGCCCGCCACCTACCCGGTGGCGTTCGCCTTTGCCGCCGCGCGCAGCGGCGCCAGCGTGGCCGATGGCTGCCTGGCTTTCGCCTTCGGCTGGGCCGAAAACATGACCGCCGCCGCCGTCAAAGCCGTGCCGCTGGGCCAAAGCGCCGGGCAGCGCATGCTGGCCAGGCTGGCGCAAGACATTCCGGCGGCCGTGCAAGACGCGCTGGCCCGCACCGACGACACCCGCCAGGCCTTTTCACCGCTGCTGGCCATTCTTTCGGCGCGGCACGAAACGCAGTATTCGCGCCTGTTTCGCAGCTAG
- a CDS encoding urease subunit beta: MIPGEYLIDEGEHTLNPGRPVLTLVVRNTGDRPIQVGSHYHFSETNAALAFDREAARGMRLNIGSGLAVRFEPGQQRTVELVPYAGERVVYGFRGQVQGAL; encoded by the coding sequence GTGATACCTGGTGAATACCTGATCGACGAGGGTGAACACACCCTGAACCCCGGCCGCCCGGTGCTGACGCTGGTGGTGCGCAACACGGGCGACCGGCCCATCCAGGTGGGCTCGCACTATCACTTTTCCGAGACCAACGCCGCGCTGGCTTTCGACCGCGAGGCCGCGCGCGGCATGCGCTTGAACATCGGCTCGGGCTTGGCCGTGCGGTTTGAGCCCGGCCAGCAGCGCACCGTAGAGCTGGTGCCCTACGCGGGCGAGCGCGTGGTCTACGGCTTTCGCGGCCAGGTGCAGGGCGCACTCTGA
- a CDS encoding amino acid ABC transporter substrate-binding protein yields MTSHSRPSRWRLAAIALAFGAAAVAPTAHAQATGGTLEKIRSSGKAVIGVREASPPMAYALGAHEKFTGYHVELCERILRKLAPQAKLEYFAMTPQNTMPLVQNGTVDIGCGPATNTLVRQQQVAFAVTTYISQVRMAVRADSGITDWKQLDGKSVAATTGTTAVQLLRKLEREQNVKINVAQQKDNLESLLAVETGRASAFVLDDNLLAGIVANSRDPKLYKLVGTSLQSEPIAILFRKDDPAFKQAVDGELKAMMASGEMARHYDKWFMQPIPPRNTSLNLPMSDALKALFANPNDEPLESYNK; encoded by the coding sequence ATGACAAGCCATTCACGCCCATCCCGCTGGCGCCTTGCGGCCATCGCACTGGCCTTCGGCGCAGCCGCCGTCGCGCCCACCGCGCACGCGCAGGCCACCGGCGGCACGCTGGAGAAGATCCGCAGCAGCGGCAAAGCCGTGATCGGCGTGCGCGAAGCCTCGCCGCCCATGGCCTATGCGCTGGGCGCGCACGAGAAATTCACCGGCTACCACGTCGAGCTGTGCGAACGCATCCTTCGCAAGCTGGCGCCGCAGGCCAAGCTGGAGTACTTCGCCATGACGCCGCAAAACACCATGCCGCTGGTGCAGAACGGCACGGTGGACATTGGCTGCGGCCCCGCCACCAACACGCTGGTGCGCCAGCAGCAGGTGGCCTTTGCCGTCACCACCTACATCAGCCAGGTGCGCATGGCGGTGCGGGCCGATTCGGGCATCACCGACTGGAAGCAGCTGGACGGCAAAAGCGTGGCCGCCACCACCGGCACCACCGCCGTGCAGCTGCTGCGCAAGCTGGAGCGCGAGCAGAACGTCAAGATCAACGTGGCGCAGCAGAAGGACAACCTGGAAAGCCTGCTCGCCGTGGAAACCGGGCGCGCATCTGCCTTTGTTTTGGACGACAACCTGCTGGCGGGCATCGTCGCCAACTCACGCGACCCGAAGCTGTACAAGCTGGTGGGCACGTCGCTGCAATCCGAGCCGATTGCCATCCTGTTTCGCAAGGACGACCCGGCTTTCAAGCAGGCGGTGGACGGCGAGCTGAAGGCGATGATGGCCTCGGGCGAGATGGCCAGGCACTACGACAAATGGTTCATGCAGCCCATCCCGCCGCGCAACACCAGCCTGAACCTGCCGATGAGCGACGCGCTCAAGGCGCTGTTTGCCAACCCGAACGACGAGCCGCTGGAAAGCTACAACAAATAG
- a CDS encoding PaaI family thioesterase: MTPQPDPAPAAADQLQAIQRGVLAMPVARTLQLAFRHMAEGEVEVEIPIAPELTFRPGQLQATAIFAVADFAAVSAAATLLPLGASNATIDTTLKIVAPAVGTHLRGKGRVISHAKLLSVCAADVMAVDEHGAETLCATLLATARNILPR, encoded by the coding sequence ATGACACCCCAGCCCGACCCTGCCCCTGCCGCCGCCGACCAGCTGCAGGCCATCCAACGCGGGGTGCTGGCCATGCCGGTCGCGCGCACCTTGCAGCTGGCGTTTCGCCACATGGCCGAGGGCGAGGTGGAGGTGGAAATTCCCATCGCGCCCGAGCTGACCTTCCGCCCCGGTCAATTGCAGGCCACCGCCATCTTCGCGGTGGCCGACTTCGCCGCCGTATCGGCCGCCGCCACGCTGCTGCCGCTGGGCGCCAGCAACGCCACGATCGACACCACACTGAAAATCGTCGCCCCGGCCGTCGGCACGCACCTGCGCGGCAAAGGCCGCGTGATCAGCCACGCCAAGCTGCTCAGCGTGTGCGCCGCCGACGTGATGGCGGTGGACGAACACGGCGCGGAAACGCTGTGCGCCACGCTGCTGGCCACGGCGCGCAACATCTTGCCGCGCTAA
- the ureE gene encoding urease accessory protein UreE — MLIANKVMPQGRGLARVLTQRAPTIELDWDARQKSRFSATDSQGRALAVFLPRGTAVRGGDVLVAEDGSLVRVLAAPQTVLRITPCGQHGSPFDLTRAAYHLGNRHVPIELTPEYLQIEPDHVLADMLRAMHLTVTELQAPFEPEGGAYGGHVTNDGHSHHHHGHGHHHDHGGHHEHAHDHDHGHAHHDHGHEH; from the coding sequence ATGCTGATCGCCAACAAAGTCATGCCCCAGGGCCGCGGCCTGGCCCGCGTGCTCACGCAGCGCGCGCCCACCATCGAGCTGGATTGGGATGCCCGCCAGAAAAGCCGCTTTTCCGCCACCGACAGCCAGGGCCGCGCGCTGGCCGTGTTTCTGCCGCGCGGCACCGCCGTGCGCGGCGGCGACGTGCTGGTGGCCGAAGACGGTTCGCTGGTGCGCGTGCTGGCGGCGCCGCAAACGGTGCTGCGCATCACGCCTTGTGGCCAGCACGGCTCGCCTTTCGACCTGACGCGCGCCGCCTACCACCTGGGCAACCGCCACGTGCCCATCGAGCTGACGCCCGAATACCTGCAGATCGAACCCGACCACGTGCTGGCCGACATGCTGCGCGCCATGCACCTCACGGTGACCGAGCTGCAGGCGCCTTTCGAACCCGAGGGCGGGGCCTACGGCGGGCACGTCACCAACGACGGGCACAGCCACCATCACCATGGGCACGGCCACCACCATGACCATGGCGGCCATCACGAACACGCCCACGACCATGATCACGGCCACGCCCACCACGACCATGGGCACGAGCACTGA
- a CDS encoding GNAT family N-acetyltransferase: MAAALYIRLDDLSDPCIATFLEEHLADMRRVSPPESVHALDLAALRAPDIRFWTAWAGAAEPADSAQGADGPALVGTAALKRLDAAHAELKSMRTAAVWRGQGVAAQMLVYVMDQARAAGHTRLSLETGSEEFFASARALYARHGFMPCAHFGSYQPDPHSCFMTRAL, from the coding sequence ATGGCCGCTGCCCTGTACATCCGCCTGGACGACCTGAGCGACCCGTGCATCGCCACGTTTTTAGAGGAGCACCTGGCCGACATGCGGCGCGTGTCTCCGCCCGAAAGTGTGCACGCGCTGGACTTAGCGGCCCTGCGCGCGCCAGACATCCGCTTCTGGACGGCCTGGGCGGGGGCGGCGGAACCCGCTGATTCGGCCCAAGGCGCCGATGGCCCAGCGCTGGTCGGCACCGCAGCGCTCAAGCGCCTGGACGCAGCGCACGCCGAACTCAAATCCATGCGCACCGCCGCCGTCTGGCGAGGCCAGGGCGTGGCGGCGCAGATGCTGGTCTACGTGATGGACCAGGCGCGTGCGGCGGGCCACACGCGCTTGAGCCTGGAGACCGGCAGCGAGGAATTCTTTGCCTCCGCCCGTGCGCTGTACGCCCGGCACGGCTTCATGCCTTGCGCGCACTTCGGCAGTTACCAGCCCGATCCCCACAGCTGCTTCATGACCCGCGCCTTGTAG
- the ureG gene encoding urease accessory protein UreG, translated as MTTALHHVPNRTKKLPPLRVGIGGPVGSGKTTLLEMLCKAMRDKWDLIAITNDIYTKEDQRLLTVSGALPAERIMGVETGGCPHTAIREDASINLEAIDRMLGDFPNADIVFVESGGDNLAATFSPELSDLTIYVIDVAAGEKIPRKGGPGITKSDLFVINKTDLAPHVGANLDVMKSDTERMRAGAQGVKPFVMTNLKTQAGLDEVVRFIEQKGMLTAV; from the coding sequence ATGACCACCGCACTGCACCACGTTCCCAACCGCACCAAGAAACTGCCCCCTTTGCGCGTGGGCATTGGCGGGCCTGTCGGCTCGGGCAAGACCACCTTGCTGGAAATGCTGTGCAAGGCCATGCGCGACAAGTGGGACCTGATCGCCATCACCAACGACATCTACACCAAGGAAGACCAGCGCCTGCTGACCGTGAGCGGCGCCCTGCCGGCCGAGCGCATCATGGGCGTGGAAACGGGCGGCTGCCCGCACACGGCGATCCGCGAAGACGCCTCGATCAACCTGGAGGCCATCGACCGCATGCTGGGCGACTTTCCCAACGCCGACATCGTGTTCGTGGAAAGCGGTGGCGACAACCTGGCCGCCACCTTCAGCCCCGAGCTGTCCGACCTGACGATCTACGTGATCGACGTGGCGGCGGGCGAGAAGATCCCCCGCAAAGGCGGCCCCGGCATCACCAAGAGCGACCTGTTCGTCATCAACAAGACCGACCTGGCGCCGCATGTGGGCGCCAACCTGGACGTGATGAAAAGCGACACCGAACGCATGCGCGCCGGCGCGCAGGGCGTGAAGCCCTTCGTGATGACCAACCTCAAGACGCAGGCGGGCCTGGACGAGGTGGTGCGCTTCATCGAGCAGAAAGGCATGCTGACCGCCGTTTAG
- the ureC gene encoding urease subunit alpha produces the protein MATLNKRAYAEIFGPTVGDRVRLADTDLLIEVEDDYTLRAGGYGEEVKFGGGKTIRDGMAQSQRTRADGAVDTVLTNALILDHWGIVKADIGLKDGRIAAIGKAGNPDTQPGVDIVIGPGTEIISCEGNIVTAGGIDSHIHFICPQQIDEALASGVTTMLGGGTGPATGTFATTCTPGPWHIERMLQAADAFPMNLGFLGKGNASRPEALREQVHAGVIGLKLHEDWGTTPSAIDQCLSVAEELDVQVAIHSDTLNESGFVEDTIAATKGRSLCAFHTEGAGGGHAPDILRVVGEANFLPSSTNPTMPYTVNTLDEHVDMLMVCHHLDAAIAEDLAFAESRIRKETIAAEDVLHDLGTISMMSSDSQAMGRVGEVVIRTWQTASKMKAQRGWLAPDAGRSAGAESQQRNDNFRAKRYVAKYTINPAIAHGISHDVGSLEVGKWADIVIWKPAFFGVKPFCILKGGSIAMAAMGDPNASIPTPQPVHYRPMFGAFGGSLAKSSLTFMSQAAVDAGLPQRYGLAKTVSAARHIRGVRKQHMVLNGLTPRMEIDHQTYAVRADGQLLTCEPARSLPLAQRYFLF, from the coding sequence ATGGCAACCCTCAACAAGCGCGCCTACGCTGAAATCTTTGGCCCCACGGTGGGCGACCGCGTGCGCCTAGCCGACACCGACCTGCTGATCGAGGTGGAAGACGACTACACCTTGCGCGCGGGCGGCTACGGTGAAGAAGTGAAGTTCGGCGGCGGCAAGACCATCCGCGACGGCATGGCGCAAAGCCAGCGCACGCGGGCGGACGGCGCCGTCGATACGGTGCTGACCAACGCGCTGATCCTGGACCACTGGGGCATCGTTAAGGCCGACATCGGCCTGAAGGACGGCCGCATCGCCGCCATCGGCAAGGCGGGCAATCCCGACACGCAGCCGGGCGTGGACATCGTCATCGGCCCCGGCACCGAGATCATCAGCTGCGAGGGCAACATCGTCACCGCCGGCGGCATCGACAGCCACATCCACTTCATCTGCCCGCAGCAGATCGACGAGGCGCTGGCCAGCGGCGTGACCACCATGCTGGGCGGCGGCACCGGCCCGGCCACCGGCACCTTTGCCACCACCTGCACGCCGGGGCCGTGGCACATCGAACGCATGCTGCAGGCGGCCGACGCCTTTCCGATGAACCTGGGTTTCCTGGGCAAGGGCAACGCCAGCCGGCCCGAGGCGCTGCGCGAGCAGGTGCACGCGGGCGTGATCGGGCTGAAGCTGCACGAAGACTGGGGCACCACGCCGTCGGCCATCGACCAGTGCCTGAGTGTGGCCGAAGAGCTGGACGTGCAGGTGGCCATCCATTCCGACACGCTGAACGAATCGGGCTTTGTGGAAGACACCATCGCGGCCACCAAGGGCCGCAGCCTGTGCGCTTTCCACACCGAAGGCGCGGGCGGCGGGCACGCGCCCGACATCCTGCGCGTGGTGGGCGAGGCGAATTTTTTGCCCAGCTCCACCAACCCCACCATGCCCTACACCGTCAACACGCTGGACGAGCACGTCGACATGCTGATGGTGTGCCACCACCTCGATGCCGCCATCGCCGAAGACCTGGCCTTTGCCGAAAGCCGCATCCGCAAGGAAACCATTGCCGCCGAAGACGTGCTGCACGACCTGGGCACCATCAGCATGATGAGCAGCGATTCGCAGGCCATGGGCCGCGTGGGCGAGGTGGTCATCCGCACCTGGCAGACGGCCAGCAAGATGAAGGCGCAGCGCGGCTGGCTGGCGCCCGACGCAGGGCGCAGTGCGGGCGCCGAATCGCAGCAGCGCAATGACAACTTCCGCGCCAAGCGCTACGTGGCCAAGTACACGATCAACCCGGCCATCGCCCACGGCATCAGCCACGACGTGGGCAGCCTGGAAGTCGGCAAGTGGGCCGACATCGTGATCTGGAAGCCGGCTTTCTTCGGTGTGAAGCCCTTCTGCATCCTCAAGGGCGGCAGCATCGCCATGGCCGCCATGGGCGACCCGAACGCCAGCATCCCCACGCCGCAGCCGGTGCACTACCGGCCGATGTTCGGCGCCTTCGGTGGCTCGCTGGCCAAAAGCTCGCTGACGTTCATGTCGCAGGCGGCGGTCGACGCGGGCCTGCCCCAGCGCTATGGCCTGGCCAAGACGGTGAGCGCGGCGCGCCACATCCGTGGCGTGCGCAAGCAGCACATGGTGCTCAACGGGCTGACGCCGCGCATGGAGATCGACCACCAGACCTACGCCGTGCGCGCCGACGGCCAGCTGCTGACCTGCGAGCCCGCGCGCAGCCTGCCGCTGGCGCAGCGCTACTTCCTGTTCTGA
- the ubiM gene encoding 5-demethoxyubiquinol-8 5-hydroxylase UbiM, whose amino-acid sequence MPYDVLISGAGPAGLCLASALSGRGLSIALVEQQPLPALAEPAFDGREIALTQASAATLQRLGLWDRIRAAEPNALAPLRDAKVLNGASPFALVIGHGLTQRSELGWLVSNHLIRRAAWEGVQDCIARHHDIEVLAGDGVAHLQPQAEQMHVTLASGARHGARLLVAADSRFSATRRAMGIGATQHDFGRSMLVCQMTHAQPHEHVAWEWFGHGQTLALLPMNDDPATGMPRASVVLTLPHQQIEPLLAMPDDAFGAEITHRFDGRLGAMLPASTRHAYPLVGVYPRRLVAQRFACVGDAAVGMHPVTAHGFNFGLLGIETLSAELLAAHAARRDVGAPGPLARYERRHRLATRPLYEATRLIATLYTAEAPPLRLLRGALLRVADRATPFKRAIAASLAGQH is encoded by the coding sequence ATGCCCTACGACGTCTTGATCAGCGGTGCAGGCCCGGCCGGCCTGTGCCTGGCCAGCGCCTTGTCTGGCCGCGGCCTTTCCATCGCCCTGGTGGAGCAGCAGCCGCTGCCCGCCTTGGCCGAGCCCGCTTTCGACGGGCGCGAGATCGCCCTCACCCAGGCTTCGGCGGCCACGCTGCAGCGCCTGGGCCTGTGGGACCGCATCCGCGCCGCAGAACCGAACGCGCTGGCGCCGCTGCGCGACGCGAAGGTGCTGAACGGCGCGTCGCCCTTTGCGCTGGTCATCGGCCACGGGCTGACGCAGCGCAGCGAGCTGGGCTGGCTGGTGTCCAACCACCTGATCCGCCGCGCTGCGTGGGAAGGCGTGCAGGACTGCATCGCGCGCCACCACGACATCGAGGTGCTGGCCGGCGACGGCGTGGCGCACCTGCAGCCGCAGGCCGAGCAGATGCACGTCACCCTGGCCAGCGGCGCCCGCCACGGCGCGCGCCTGCTGGTGGCTGCCGACAGCCGGTTTTCGGCCACGCGCCGCGCAATGGGCATTGGCGCCACCCAGCACGACTTTGGCCGCAGCATGCTGGTCTGCCAGATGACGCACGCGCAGCCGCACGAGCATGTGGCGTGGGAATGGTTTGGCCACGGCCAAACGCTGGCGCTGCTGCCGATGAACGACGACCCCGCCACCGGCATGCCGCGCGCGTCGGTCGTGCTGACGCTGCCGCACCAGCAGATCGAGCCGCTGCTGGCCATGCCAGACGATGCCTTCGGCGCCGAGATCACGCACCGCTTCGACGGGCGCCTGGGCGCGATGCTGCCCGCCAGCACCCGCCACGCCTACCCGCTGGTCGGCGTGTACCCGCGCCGCCTCGTCGCTCAGCGCTTCGCTTGCGTGGGCGACGCGGCCGTAGGCATGCACCCGGTGACGGCGCACGGCTTCAACTTCGGGCTGCTGGGCATTGAAACGCTGAGCGCCGAGCTGCTGGCCGCGCACGCCGCCCGCCGCGACGTGGGCGCGCCGGGGCCGCTGGCGCGCTACGAACGGCGCCACCGCCTGGCCACGCGCCCGCTGTACGAAGCCACGCGGCTGATCGCCACGCTGTACACCGCCGAGGCGCCGCCGCTGCGGCTGTTGCGCGGCGCGCTGCTGCGCGTGGCAGACCGCGCCACGCCGTTCAAGCGGGCGATTGCCGCATCGCTGGCGGGCCAGCACTGA